A portion of the Magnolia sinica isolate HGM2019 chromosome 17, MsV1, whole genome shotgun sequence genome contains these proteins:
- the LOC131230292 gene encoding probable E3 ubiquitin-protein ligase RHB1A, translating to MGGCCCCLPRRPQLNEAPVCYYCPQDLEEHGSLSSGHATTSPLSTGLLVDTNLETSIPDTYRAPPAPLPYDVDLVGPQTSSRSLEISGDKINPEQVADSQPAGETVTDKNVVLCEDLKGSGIKNQTDDVPGSLKSSEIEASKSIEPVGSEIKEEDACPTCFEEYDTENPRIITKCGHHFHLSCILEWMERSDTCPICDQEMVFNSSFDQ from the exons ATGggtggctgctgctgctgtcttcCCAGAAGACCACAATTGAATGAGGCACCAGTATGCTACTAT TGTCCACAAGATTTAGAAGAGCATGGTTCCTTGTCATCTGGCCATGCTACTACATCTCCACTTTCGACGGGACTCCTGGTTGATACAAATTTGGAAACGTCAATTCCGGACACCTACCGTGCACCTCCTGCACCGTTGCCGTATGATgtggatttggtgggcccacaaacttCGTCCAGGAGTCTAGAAATTAGTGGCGACAAGATCAATCCAGAGCAGGTTGCAGATTCACAGCCTGCTGGAGAAACAGTCACTGACAAAAATGTGGTTTTATGTGAAGATCTGAAGGGTTCAGGTATTAAGAATCAAACAGATGATGTACCTGGCTCCCTGAAGTCATCTGAAATTGAAGCTTCAAAGTCAATTGAACCTGTTGGTTCAGAGATAAAGGAGGAGGATGCTTGCCCTACTTGTTTTGAAG AATACGATACGGAGAACCCAAGAATTATCACAAAATGTGGCCATCATTTTCATCTATCGTGCATTCTTGAATGGATGGAAAGAAGTGATACATGCCCTATATGTGATCAG